The following proteins are co-located in the Pochonia chlamydosporia 170 chromosome 6, whole genome shotgun sequence genome:
- a CDS encoding synaptobrevin domain-containing protein, with amino-acid sequence MSSTKTKSQETTGPLLVYYAGIFSYDPSIVEYEVNKEVQKAPSKDRKPSRQLVAALCPKHFNLFTRGTAFYGLSQGALDLAQHAVPGERGAVVLPDKVSLGIKDIAIDARSHFIALKNGICGVVVTSQAYASTTAQGLIGRLVSEFLAMFPDWTSEDFKVASEVDLGKEKPSLSGVQGTLEAKLKSFRGNILKQMDEAHDPKNFSALEKIQNELKETRVVLERTVEEVLNRGEKLDMLVGKSDALQAESQQFYSRLSPIVQLIEDFQFPNRTILEGAKQQNSFCKCM; translated from the exons ATGAGTTCCACCAAGACGAAATCACAAGAGACGACAGGGCCACTGTTGGTGTACTACGCTGGT ATTTTCAGTTACGACCCCAGCATCGTCGAGTACGAGGTCAATAAGGAAGTCCAAAAGGCACCAAGCAAGGACAGGAAACCATCCCGCCAACTTGTAGCCGCATTATGCCCTAAACATTTCAATCTTTTCACGAGAGG GACGGCCTTCTACGGATTGAGCCAGGGAGCCCTAGACCTAGCTCAACATGCAGTGCCTGGTGAACGGGGAGCTGTTGTACTTCCAGACAAGGTTAGTTTGGGTATTAAAGATATTGCAATAG ATGCCCGCTCTCATTTCATCGCCCTTAAGAACGGCATCTGTGGCGTTGTCGTCACCTCCCAGGCGTACGCTTCAACTACAGCCCAAGGACTCATCGGTCGCCTTGTTTCCGAGTTCCTCGCAATGTTTCCTGATTGGACAAGCGAGGACTTCAAGGTTGCCAGCGAGGTCGACTtaggaaaagaaaagcctTCCCTCTCTGGCGTCCAAGGGACACTTGAAGCGAAGCTCAAAAGCTTTCGTGGGAACATTCTAAAGCAGATGGACGAGGCCCATGACCCCAAAAATTTCAGCGCACTCGAGAAAATCCAGAACGAATTGAAAGAAACACGCGTAGTGCTTGAAAGGACGGTTGAGGAGGTCTTAAATAGAGGGGAAAAGCTGGATATGCTGGTGGGAAAGAGTGACGCGTTGCAAGCTGAGTCTCAGCAATTTTATAGTAGGTTATCACCCATCGTACAACTCATTGAAGATTTTCAGTTCCCTAACCGAACAATTTTAGAGGGTGCAAAACAGCAAAACAGCTTCTGTAAGTGCATGTGA
- a CDS encoding YL1 nuclear (similar to Metarhizium robertsii ARSEF 23 XP_007821264.1) produces MATATPTEAQIQHQQLIEQLDIHSIHKTFRNQHWKPNQRRNKNLKAIVGDASRREASALATPQDGSGNATPARDDGLSTSGTSTPATTNGRDQPPNLAQASRSLSKLVLEKSLKPPGGVVSAPAATYTNIESAPSLAHSKRYCDVTGLPAPYLDPKTRMRYHNREIFGLIRSLPQTSAEQFLEARGAHTVLK; encoded by the coding sequence ATGGCTACCGCCACGCCAACTGAAGCCCagatccagcaccagcagcttATCGAGCAGCTGGACATCCACTCCATCCACAAGACCTTCCGAAACCAACACTGGAAACCGAATCAGCGACGAAACAAGAACCTCAAAGCCATTGTAGGCGATGCCTCTAGAAGAGAAGCGTCGGCTCTGGCGACACCCCAGGATGGAAGTGGAAACGCAACACCTGCAAGGGATGACGGCCTGTCAACCAGCGGAACATCTACTCCTGCCACGACCAATGGCCGAGATCAGCCGCCAAATCTTGCTCAGGCATCACGAAGTCTGTCGAAGCTGGTACTCGAGAAGAGTCTGAAGCCACCCGGTGGAGTTGTCTCTGCGCCTGCGGCAACATATACCAATATTGAGTCAGCGCCGTCTTTGGCTCACTCCAAGCGTTACTGCGATGTTACGGGTTTACCAGCGCCATATCTCGACCCCAAGACACGGATGAGATACCACAACAGGGAGATTTTTGGCCTGATTCGGTCGCTGCCGCAGACTTCTGCCGAACAGTTCCTGGAGGCTCGTGGCGCACATACGGTTCTGAAGTGA
- a CDS encoding profilin (similar to Metarhizium acridum CQMa 102 XP_007812738.1), whose protein sequence is MSWQAYVDTSLVATGHIDKGAIISAAGDSSWAASADFQLKPEEMKAIASIVGGDAAAKDKAFADGLYIAGNRYVVARAEDRTIYARQGRLGVAIAKTKQAIVVGHHGETQVAGNASSTVEGLADYLIGQGY, encoded by the exons ATGTCGTGGCAAG CCTATGTCGATACCAG CCTTGTGGCTACCGGTCACATTGACAAGGGTGCCATTATCAGCGCAGCCGGCGACAGCTCTTGGGCCGCTTCTGCCGACTTCCAG CTTAAGCcagaggagatgaaggccaTTGCTTCAATTGTCGGCGGTGacgctgctgccaaggacaaggcctTCGCGGATGGTCTCTACATTGCCGGTAACCGATATGTCGTGGCCCGAGCCGAAGACCGGACTATCTATGCTAGACAG GGTCGATTGggtgttgccattgccaagaccaagcaGGCTATTGTTGTTGGCCACCACGGCGAGACTCAGGTTGCGGGAAATGCTAGCTCTACTGTTGAGGGACTGGCGGACTACCTTATCGGTCAGGGATATTAG
- a CDS encoding activating signal cointegrator 1 complex subunit 3 (similar to Coccidioides immitis RS XP_001241737.1) translates to MASAELIAAESEWRQQFATMRAALTNLNLPPLPKVAEKCVEEVDLEDYSSGTGSQDVWDFISDDEQDDSSSDFADDDAEAGAAGDASFNSPREWFFDRSVAIAVDTGLSPDVFQSQIMSLLASSRADNELQAQLTDLVGFDHLDFIIDLLSKRVGIVAASNAQNEHAASRQLLTKSEREAALRRQDLEHKSASLAPASKKEPQYPHVYRSYQAGNTLSFAGKKYGLPVGSERHQFEKYEEYSVPAGRKGTLGPGEKLVKITDLDGLCRNTFKGYKSLNRMQSLVFPVGYKTNENMLICAPTGAGKTDAAMLTILHTIGQHVYPNPTENPEATEFAVDIDDFKIVYVAPMKALAAEVTEKLGKRLAWLGIKCREYTGDMQLTKSEIVQTQIIVTTPEKWDVVTRKGTGDTELVQKVRLLIIDEVHMLHDERGAVLESLVARTERQVESTQSLIRVIGLSATLPNYVDVADFLKVNKHAGLFYFDASFRPVPLEQHFIGVKGKAGSKQSKENLDNIAFDKVKEMLEKDHQVMVFVHSRRDTMVTARMLHQKAIEQFCMELFDPSGHPKYDQASRDMKSSRAKDIRDLLSKGIGIHHAGMARADRNLMERLFADGVLKVLCCTATLAWGVNLPAAAVVIKGTQVYSAQDGKFVDLGILDVLQIFGRAGRPQFEDTGIGMICTTQDKLQHYLTAITEQQPIESKFSTKLVDNLNAEIALGTVTSIQDAVQWIGYSYLFVRMQRSPTSYGIEWAEIRDDPTLVQRRRQLAIQAARTLQQCQMIIFNERTEELRSKDIGRIASQYYILHTSIQVFNTMMQPQATEADILKMISMSGEFDNVQSRDTESKELTHLKNDVVPCDVDGGIDTPQAKTNILLQSYISRQQPEDFALSNDMNYVAQQSGRICRALFMLALNRKWGHQCLVLLTLSKSIEKRIWPFQHPLHQFDLPKPILNQLDSKDHLTMESMKEMEPAEIGSMVHNHSAGKTISKFLNHFPTVHVEAEIAPLNRDVLRIKLYVIPDFSWKDQIHGTSESFYIWVENSDTSEIYHNEFFILNRRKLHDEHELNFTIPLSDPLPTQIYVRAVSDRWLGAETVTPVSFQHLIRPDTESVYTDLLNLQPLPISALKNPGLEDIYAQRFQFFNPMQTQIFHTLYHTAANVLLGSPTGSGKTVAAELAMWWAFRERPKSKVVYIAPMKALVRERVKDWGKRLARPLGLKIVELTGDNTPDTKTIKDADIIITTPEKWDGISRSWQTRGYVRQVSLVIIDEIHLLAGDRGPILEIIVSRMNYISSSTKNKVRLLGMSTACANATDLGSWLGVKEGLFNFKHSVRPVPLELYIDGFPEIRGFCPLMQSMNRPTFLAIKNHSPDKPVIVFVASRRQTRLTAKDLINFCGMEDNPRRFLRMDEEDLQLNLARVKDDALKEAINFGIGLHHAGLVESDRQLSEELFLNNKIQILVATSTLAWGVNLPAHLVVVKGTQFYDAKIEGYKDMDLTDVLQMLGRAGRPQFDNSGVARIFTQDSKKDFYKHFLHTGFPVESSLHTVLDNHLCAEVSAETIVTKQDALDYLTWTFFFRRLHKNPSYYGLELSAEEHSTIAAQQLANEYMVEMVNKSLSELAESRCVEVFPNGDVDPTPLGKIMSYYYLSHKTIRHLVRHAKSQASFLDVLSWMSRAIEYDELPVRHNEDLINDTLSSNLPYPGHAFGLPMWDPHVKAFLLLQAHMSRIELPITDYVGDQTSVLDQAIRIIQASIDVLTELGYLSSCMQMITLLQCIKSARWSTDPVLSILPGVEPESVKDDMPLSRLSALKPGEVNHLSRKLGLKTTQEQSRFSRAVSLLPNVSISAADVTALSITVNIKRVNPLVDRDARIYAPKFPKPQTEGWFVIIADTTRDEVIAVKRATWASPGMKSLGQGSTPFAKSVIKLPEAVDGQARKVDVLVVSDSYVGLEHKLDGVDVPGMPKVDDGVDIKKGKV, encoded by the exons ATGGCCTCTGCTGAGTTAATCGCCGCAGAATCAGAATGGAGGCAGCAGTTTGCAACTATGCGAGCTGCCCTCACCAATCTCAATCTTCCCCCATTGCCCAAAGTAGCAGAGAAgtgtgttgaagaagtcgaTCTCGAAGATTACTCATCCGGGACCGGGAGCCAGGATGTTTGGGACTTCATATCAGACGATGAACAAGATGATTCTAGCAGCGACTTTgccgatgacgatgccgaagcGGgggctgctggtgatgcatCATTCAACAGTCCTAGGGAATGGTTTTTTGACAGGTCTGTAGCGATTGCCGTCGACACTGGCCTCTCCCCAGATGtcttccaaagccaaattATGAGCCTTCTTGCCTCATCTCGGGCAGATAATGAACTCCAGGCTCAGCTAACTGACTTGGTTGGATTTGACCATCTCGATTTCATCATTGATCTTCTCTCTAAAAGGGTGGGTATTGTAGCTGCATCGAATGCTCAAAACGAGCACGCCGCATCACGCCAATTATTAACCAAATCTGAGCGAGAGGCTGCTCTGAGACGCCAGGACCTTGAACACAAATCCGCTTCTCTTGCCCCTGCCTCCAAGAAGGAACCGCAGTACCCTCATGTGTACAGGTCATATCAAGCAGGAAATACCTTGAGTTTTGCTGGGAAGAAGTACGGCCTGCCTGTGGGTAGTGAACGCCATCAGTTTGAAAAGTATGAAGAGTACTCTGTCCCGGCAGGGCGAAAAGGTACTCTAGGCCCTGGGGAGAAGCTGGTCAAGATTACCGATCTTGATGGGTTGTGTCGGAATACATTCAAAGGCTACAAGTCACTCAACCGCATGCAGAGTCTGGTCTTTCCCGTGGGATACAAGACAAATGAAAACATGCTCATCTGTGCTCCCACCGGTGCG GGTAAAACTGATGCCGCCATGCTAACAATTCTGCATACGATTGGACAGCACGTCTACCCCAACCCCACGGAGAATCCTGAGGCAACGGAGTTTGCTGTTGACATAGACGACTTCAAAATTGTCTATGTAGCCCCTATGAAGGCCCTGGCTGCTGAGGTCACTGAGAAACTGGGCAAACGTCTGGCATGGCTGGGTATCAAGTGTCGCGAATACACTGGTGACATGCAGCTGACAAAGTCTGAAATTGTCCAAACCCAAATCATTGTCACCACCCCAGAAAAGTGGGATGTTGTTACAAGAAAAGGCACCGGCGATACGGAGCTCGTCCAGAAAGTGCGACTCCTCATTATCGACGAAGTCCATATGTTACATGATGAGCGTGGAGCGGTCCTCGAGTCCCTCGTTGCTCGAACGGAACGACAGGTTGAAAGCACGCAATCACTTATTAGAGTTATTGGACTCAGCGCCACTCTGCCCAACTACGTTGATGTTGCCGACTTTTTGAAAGTCAACAAGCACGCCGGATTGTTCTACTTCGATGCTTCATTCCGTCCTGTACCACTAGAGCAGCACTTTATTGGAgtcaagggcaaggcagGATCAAAACAATCCAAGGAGAACTTGGACAATATCGCGTTTGACAAAGTTAAAGAGATGTTGGAAAAGGACCACCAAGTCATGGTTTTTGTGCACTCGCGACGGGACACTATGGTTACAGCTAGGATGCTTCACCAAAAGGCAATTGAGCAATTTTGCATGGAACTATTTGACCCAAGCGGACATCCTAAGTACGATCAAGCCTCCCGAGATATGAAATCATCACGGGCTAAGGATATCCGTGACCTTCTTTCCAAGGGAATTGGAATCCATCATGCCGGCATGGCAAGGGCAGACAGGAATCTCATGGAACGGCTATTCGCCGACGGCGTTCTCAAAGTGCTCTGTTGCACTGCCACTCTAGCTTGGGGTGTGAACCTGCCTGCCGCAGCCGTGGTCATCAAGGGCACGCAGGTTTATAGTGCCCAGGATGGCAAATTTGTCGACCTCGGAATCCTCGACGTGCTGCAAATCTTTGGCCGTGCCGGCCGCCCCCAGTTCGAAGATACTGGCATAGGCATGATCTGTACCACCCAGGATAAACTTCAACATTACTTGACCGCTATAACCGAACAGCAGCCAATCGAGTCCAAGTTCTCCACCAAGCTGGTAGACAATCTGAACGCCGAAATTGCACTGGGAACGGTGACATCAATTCAGGATGCTGTTCAATGGATTGGCTACTCGTACTTGTTTGTTCGCATGCAGAGGAGTCCAACCTCATATGGCATTGAGTGGGCGGAAATTCGCGATGACCCAACTCTCGTGCAGAGACGACGCCAGCTAGCTATCCAAGCTGCAAGAACTCTGCAACAGTGTCAGATGATCATCTTCAATGAAAGGACGGAAGAGCTTCGCAGCAAGGATATCGGCCGAATCGCCAGCCAATACTACATACTTCATACTAGTATTCAAGTGTTCAACACTATGATGCAGCCACAGGCTACTGAAGCTGATATTCTCAAGATGATTAGTATGAGCGGGGAGTTCGACAATGTGCAGTCCAGAGACACAGAGTCCAAGGAACTGACCCATCTGAAGAATGATGTGGTTCCTTGCGACGTAGATGGTGGCATTGACACCCcacaagccaagaccaacattcTGCTACAGTCGTACATCTCAAGGCAGCAGCCGGAAGACTTTGCATTGTCTAATGACATGAACTATGTAGCCCAGCAATCTGGACGCATTTGCCGGGCCTTGTTCATGCTAGCCCTGAACAGGAAATGGGGCCACCAGTGTCTCGTTCTTTTGACACTCTCCAAATCAATTGAAAAACGAATCTGGCCGTTTCAACATCCTCTTCACCAATTTGATTTGCCCAAGCCAATCCTGAATCAGCTGGATTCCAAAGATCATCTGACCATGGAATcgatgaaggagatggaacCTGCTGAAATCGGAAGCATGGTGCATAATCACAGTGCCGGAAAAACTATTTCAAAATTCCTGAACCACTTCCCTACCGTACATGTGGAGGCTGAAATTGCACCTTTGAACCGAGATGTTCTTCGAATAAAACTCTACGTTATCCCTGATTTTTCGTGGAAGGACCAGATTCACGGAACTTCCGAATCATTCTACATCTGGGTCGAGAACTCCGATACATCGGAGATCTATCACAATGAATTCTTTATCCTTAACAGGCGAAAGCTTCATGACGAACACGAGCTTAATTTTACAATTCCCTTGTCAGATCCTCTACCAACACAGATTTATGTACGAGCAGTGTCTGATAGATGGCTTGGTGCTGAAACGGTGACGCCAGTGTCGTTCCAGCATCTGATTAGGCCAGACACCGAAAGTGTTTATACCGATCTTCTCAACTTACAGCCTCTCCCCATTTCAGCTCTCAAGAATCCTGGCCTAGAGGATATTTACGCGCAGCGATTTCAGTTCTTTAATCCAATGCAGACACAAATTTTCCACACCTTGTACCACACCGCAGCcaatgttcttcttgggTCTCCTACTGGTAGTGGTAAAACTGTAGCGGCAGAGCTTGCCATGTGGTGGGCTTTCCGAGAACGGCCCAAGTCTAAGGTGGTTTATATTGCTCCAATGAAAGCTCTTGTTCGTGAACGAGTCAAGGACTGGGGAAAGAGACTTGCACGGCCGCTAGGACTCAAGATTGTTGAGTTGACTGGTGATAATACTCCGGACACGAAGACCATCAAAGATGCGGATATTATCATTACCACTCCTGAGAAGTGGGACGGCATTTCGCGTTCTTGGCAGACAAGAGGATATGTCAGACAGGTTTCCTTGGTAATCATTGACGAGATTCATTTGCTTGCTGGAGATCGCGGGCCTATTTTGGAAATCATCGTATCTC GTATGAATTACatttcctcatcaaccaagaaTAAAGTCCGGCTTCTTGGCATGTCCACAGCCTGCGCGAATGCTACCGATTTGGGGAGCTGGCTTGGCGTGAAAGAAGGTCTGTTCAACTTTAAGCACTCTGTTCGTCCCGTGCCATTGGAATTGTATATCGATGGGTTCCCTGAAATACGGGGATTTTGTCCCCTGATGCAGTCCATGAATCGTCCCACATTCCTCGCCATCAAAAACCATAGCCCCGACAAGCCTGTCATTGTCTTTGTTGCTTCTCGACGGCAGACACGCCTCACAGCCAAAGACCTCATCAACTTCTGTGGCATGGAAGACAATCCTCGGCGCTTCTTGCGcatggatgaagaagaccTACAACTCAACCTCGCTCGCGTCAAAGACGATGCCCTCAAGGAAGCCATCAATTTTGGCATCGGGCTCCATCAcgctggtctggttgagtcAGACCGTCAACTCTCGGAAGAGCTCTTCCTCAACAATAAAATTCAAATCCTTGTGGCAACCAGTACCCTGGCGTGGGGCGTCAACCTACCCGCGCACCTTGTCGTCGTAAAAGGAACCCAGTTCTATGACGCCAAGATAGAAGGTTACAAAGATATGGACCTCACAGATGTCCTTCAAATGCTCGGTCGAGCGGGGCGTCCTCAGTTTGACAACTCTGGTGTGGCCAGAATCTTCACCCAGGACTCCAAAAAGGATTTTTATAAACACTTCCTCCACACTGGCTTCCCGGTTGAGTCTTCTCTCCATACTGTCCTCGATAACCATCTCTGCGCCGAAGTTTCAGCCGAGACCATTGTTACGAAGCAAGACGCGCTAGACTACTTGACTTGGACATTTTTCTTCCGCCGGTTGCACAAGAATCCATCGTACTACGGTTTAGAGCTCTCTGCCGAGGAACACTCTACTATTGCTGCACAACAGCTTGCCAATGAGTACATGGTCGAAATGGTCAACAAGTCTCTCAGCGAACTTGCCGAGTCTAGATGTGTTGAGGTGTTTCCGAATGGAGACGTAGACCCCACGCCTCTCGGCAAGATCATGAGTTACTACTATCTCTCACACAAGACAATAAGGCATCTGGTCCGGCACGCGAAATCACAGGCTTCATTCCTCGATGTGCTATCGTGGATGTCCCGTGCCATCGAGTACGACGAATTGCCTGTCCGTCATAATGAAGATCTTATCAATGACACACTGTCTTCAAATCTTCCGTACCCGGGACATGCATTTGGGCTGCCTATGTGGGATCCCCATGTTAAGGCGTTCTTGTTACTACAAGCACACATGTCGAGGATTGAGCTCCCCATCACCGATTACGTAggtgaccagacatcagtCCTTGACCAGGCCATTCGAATCATTCAGGCCTCTATCGATGTTCTCACGGAACTAGGCTACTTGTCATCGTGCATGCAAATGATCACCCTTTTGCAATGTATCAAATCCGCGCGATGGTCGACAGACCCCGTTTTGTCTATCCTTCCTGGCGTCGAGCCTGAATCGGTCAAAGATGACATGCCACTCAGCAGACTGAGCGCACTAAAGCCAGGCGAGGTCAATCATTTATCCAGGAAGCTTGGGCTCAAGACGACCCAAGAACAGTCCCGGTTTTCTCGAGCAGTGTCCCTGCTGCCCAACGTATCCATCTCGGCTGCGGATGTCACGGCACTTTCTATAACAGTGAACATCAAGCGTGTCAACCCTCTCGTGGATAGGGATGCTCGCATCTACGCCCCGAAATTTCCTAAGCCACAGACAGAAGGCTGGTTTGTCATCATTGCGGATACAACGAGGGATGAAGTCATCGCCGTGAAGAGAGCGACATGGGCATCACCGGGTATGAAGTCTCTTGGCCAGGGCAGCACACCATTTGCCAAGTCGGTGATCAAGTTGCCCGAGGCGGTGGACGGGCAAGCCAGAAAAGTAGATGTATTGGTGGTAAGCGATAGCTATGTAGGTCTGGAGCATAAGCTTGACGGCGTGGATGTTCCTGGAATGCCAAAGGTGGATGACGGGGTTGACATAAAGAAGGGGAAAGTCTGA
- a CDS encoding chromatin remodeling complex subunit (similar to Coccidioides immitis RS XP_001241730.1) encodes MAPSAVDEPKQTRPEERTYPPANIYPVKETRFEKYIEPQADGYRKALEQQGSAAIVIDNGSSAVRAGWSFESAPRLSMPPIMSKYRDRKLGKTFSFAGSDCYADTTARGHIRGAFEAGTGIVSNWDVMEHVLDYLFLKLGLNESSDGSVDVPIVMTEAVANLPYSRKSMTEIIFECYGAPSLAYGIDSLFSYRQNKGNTGLVVSSSFTSTHIIPVYNAKPMLGQAIRLNWGGYHGAEYLLKLIRLKYPAFNAKLNVSQAEHMIRDHFYVSKDYDSEIKSYLEWTGLEDRDVVIQYPYTEEVIIQKTEEELARIAERKKESGRRLQEQAAKMRLEKLMKKEQDLEYYKKLQGKLVDETKKEIRRQLDSHDIKDENQLDKIVKELEKSIKKARTKDVGGDPEEDQEPPNFDLLEVPDDQLDEAQIKQKRQQRLMKSNHEARARAKAEKEAEKARIAEEERLDMERRENDLDNWLEEKRQARLETLQKIKERDRLKADLGNRKSLASQIRMKSIANLASDNPTKKRRRGGDDDDFGANDDDWGVYRQIAVGDNSEDEQEEEDLATNLKNLEQELLQYDPDFDYEQTQEAQSDWSKSLLHAFARGPRPFDPASQAQLNQIHLNVERIRVPEIVFRPSIAGVDQAGIIEIAGDMLNQRLSGMPDRDALLKDIFLTGGNTLFQNFDERVREGLRALLPADSELKVRRAQDALLDAWKGAAGWAGTPAWKAATISREEYQEKGPEYIKEHDMGNSYA; translated from the exons ATGGCTCCCTCCGCGGTAGACGAGCCGAAGCAGACGAGGCCAGAGGAGAGGACGTATCCTCCCGCGAACATCTATCCCGTCAAAGAGACACGATTCGAGAAGTATATCGAGCCTCAGGCCGATGGCTACAGAAAAGCCCTTGAACAGCAGGGCAGCGCTGCCATCGTTATTGACAATG GATCTTCGGCTGTTCGCGCAGGATGGTCATTCGAATCGGCGCCTCGGCTGAGCATGCCTCCGATAATGTCAAAGTATCGCGACCGCAAGCTGGGCAAGACGTTCTCATTTGCTGGGTCCGACTGCTACGCTGACACGACGGCTCGAGGACATATAAGGGGGGCTTTCGAGGCAGGCACTGGCATAGTGAGCAACTGGGATGTCATGGAGCATGTGTTGGACTACTTGTTCCTGAAATTGGGCTTGAACGAATCCAGCGACGGATCTGTGGATGTGCCTATTGTCATGACAGAAGCAGTTGCAAACCTGCCATATTCGAGGAAAT CCATGACCGAAATCATATTCGAATGTTACGGCGCGCCATCTCTAGCCTATGGCATCGACTCTCTCTTCTCGTATCGACAAAATAAAGGAAACACTGGCCTTGTGGTCTCATCGTCCTTCACCTCAACACACATCATCCCCGTATACAACGCCAAACCGATGCTTGGCCAGGCAATACGACTAAATTGGGGAGGCTACCATGGTGCTGAATATCTgctcaaactcatccgtcTAAAATACCCAGCCTTCAACGCAAAACTGAACGTCTCCCAAGCCGAACATATGATTAGAGATCACTTCTACGTCTCCAAAGACTATGACAGCGAGATAAAAAGCTATCTAGAATGGACGGGTCTCGAGGACAGGGACGTGGTCATCCAGTACCCTTACACAGAAGAAGTCATCATCCAAAAGACCGAAGAGGAACTTGCTAGAATAGCAGAGCGCAAAAAGGAGAGCGGCCGGCGATTACAAGAGCAGGCTGCCAAAATGCGACTCGAAAAgctgatgaagaaggagcaaGATCTCGAATACTACAAGAAGCTCCAAGGCAAGCTTGTCGACGAGACCAAAAAGGAGATCCGGCGCCAACTAGACAGCCACGacatcaaggacgagaacCAGCTCGACAAGATAGTCAAGGAGCTAGAAAAGTccatcaagaaggctcgcACCAAGGACGTCGGCGGCGACCCAGAAGAAGACCAGGAACCGCCCAACTTTGACCTCCTCGAAGTTCCCGACGACCAGCTCGACGAAGCTCAAATCAAGCAAAAGCGCCAACAGCGACTCATGAAATCCAACCATGAGGCTCGCGCACGCGCCAAGGCCGAAAAGGAAGCTGAAAAGGCGCGCATCGCCGAAGAAGAGCGTCTCGACATGGAACGTCGCGAGAACGACCTGGACAACTGGCTCGAGGAGAAGCGCCAAGCACGTCTGGAAACCCTCCAAAAGATCAAGGAGCGCGACCGCCTCAAAGCCGACTTGGGAAACCGCAAGTCCCTCGCCTCTCAGATCCGCATGAAAAGCATCGCAAACCTCGCCTCTGACAACCCGACCAAGAAGCGTCGTCGTGGCggagacgacgacgactttgGCGCCAACGACGATGACTGGGGCGTCTACCGCCAAATCGCAGTCGGCGACAACAGCGAAGATgagcaagaggaagaagaccTGGCCACCAACCTCAAGAACCTCGAGCAAGAGCTCCTCCAGTACGATCCAGACTTTGACTACGAACAAACCCAAGAAGCACAATCAGACTGGTCGAAATCCCTCCTGCACGCATTTGCCCGTGGTCCCCGTCCCTTTGACCCAGCCTCCCAAGCACAACTCAACCAGATTCATCTCAACGTCGAGCGGATCCGCGTGCCGGAAATCGTGTTCCGCCCATCCATCGCGGGCGTCGACCAGGCTGGCATCATCGAAATCGCAGGGGACATGCTCAACCAGCGTCTGAGCGGCATGCCTGACCGCGACGCCCTCCTGAAGGACATCTTCCTCACGGGCGGGAACACGCTGTTCCAGAACTTTGACGAGCGCGTGCGCGAGGGATTGAGGGCGCTTCTGCCTGCTGATTCGGAGTTGAAGGTGCGTCGTGCGCAGGATGCCTTGCTGGACGCGTGGAAAGGCGCAgcaggctgggctggcaCTCCGGCTTGGAAGGCGGCCACTATTTCGAGGGAGGAGTATCAGGAAAAGGGACCAGAGTACATCAAG GAACATGATATGGGCAACTCGTATGCTTGA
- a CDS encoding Got1 family protein (similar to Metarhizium acridum CQMa 102 XP_007812739.1), giving the protein MSMWMSDTQKIGVVFCSGGGLFLIGGVMLFFDRAMLAMGNILFLIGLTIIIGPQKTLLFFARKQKAKGTAAFFAGLTLILIRWTFIGFLVETYGIIILFGDFLGTIAGFARGIPVVGPYIGMLVDRIGLGRRNAELPV; this is encoded by the exons ATGTCGATGTGGATGTCCGACACCCAAA AAATTGGGGTGGTTTTCTGCTCTGGCG GAGGACTGTTCCTCATCGGAGGAGTAATGCTCTTCTTTGATCGCGCCAT GCTTGCCATGGGAAAT ATCCTCTTCCTAATCGgcctcaccatcatcatcggccCCCAAAAGAcactcctcttcttcgcgcgcaaacaaaaagccaaaggaacggcagccttcttcgcaGGCCTAACGCTGATTCTCATACGGTGGACATTCATCGGCTTCCTAGTCGAAACGTACGGAATAATTATCCTGTTTGGCGACTTTTTGGGCACGATTGCCGGGTTTGCGAGGGGGATACCTGTTGTTGGACCGTATATTGGCATGCTTGTCGATAGGATAGGGCTGGGACGCCGAAATGCAGAGTTGCCGGTTTGA